From Saccharothrix espanaensis DSM 44229, the proteins below share one genomic window:
- a CDS encoding DM13 domain-containing protein — protein MSKRVVVVGVSAVLVVALAVGLYLFQPWRLVTNRTADEALLVPASPTQSVRSTQPAATTVQSTTTVQSTTTVQSTTTAPAQAGPVALASGPFRSLEHATTGSATLVRRADGGYAVQFEALETSDGPDLYVYLSDKASDAPESAFGTGFTSLGKLKANRGNQVYEVPAGADLTGVRSVVIWCQRFAAGFAVAPLEQT, from the coding sequence ATGTCCAAGCGGGTCGTGGTTGTCGGGGTGTCGGCGGTGCTCGTGGTGGCGCTGGCGGTGGGGCTCTACCTGTTCCAGCCGTGGCGGTTGGTCACCAACCGCACGGCGGACGAAGCGCTCCTCGTGCCGGCGTCCCCCACGCAGAGCGTCCGGTCCACGCAACCAGCGGCGACCACCGTCCAGAGCACGACCACCGTCCAGAGCACGACCACCGTCCAGAGCACGACCACGGCACCGGCGCAGGCCGGTCCGGTGGCCCTGGCGTCCGGTCCGTTCCGGTCGCTGGAGCACGCCACGACCGGCAGCGCGACGCTGGTCCGGCGCGCGGACGGCGGGTACGCGGTGCAGTTCGAGGCGCTGGAGACCAGCGATGGCCCGGACCTGTACGTGTACCTGTCGGACAAGGCGTCCGACGCTCCGGAGTCGGCGTTCGGCACCGGCTTCACCAGTCTGGGCAAGCTCAAGGCCAACCGCGGCAACCAGGTCTACGAGGTGCCCGCCGGCGCGGACCTGACGGGCGTGCGCAGCGTGGTGATCTGGTGCCAGCGGTTCGCCGCGGGCTTCGCGGTGGCACCCCTGGAACAGACCTGA
- a CDS encoding AraC family transcriptional regulator — protein sequence MLTRTIAIHYVTAALRGAVRHGHDVSALLATAGIPEALPADDRARVTPAQYSKLIQALWDALDDEFMGFGPQRSKRGTFPTMCLLAVHCASLEGALQRGLAFYALFDVRPSMRLAERDGVARFALAAEGVDDPDRFLVESLLVLWHRFSSWLIGRRIPLRGVELAYPEPPHAAEYHLIFGCPLRFGAPETVLTFDTRFLRMPVVQDEAALRRFLRNSPAELLSRRDYGADASSQVRRMLGGGVAGLANVAARLGVSAPTLRRKLAAEGTSFREVREQLLRDQAVASLVRGGESVEELALRLGFSEASAFHRAFKRWTGNSPGAYRTGAGSQ from the coding sequence ATGCTCACGAGGACCATCGCGATCCACTACGTCACGGCCGCGCTGCGGGGTGCCGTCCGGCACGGGCACGACGTGTCGGCGCTGCTCGCCACCGCGGGCATCCCCGAGGCGCTGCCGGCCGACGATCGCGCGCGGGTGACCCCCGCCCAGTACAGCAAGCTCATCCAGGCCCTGTGGGACGCGCTGGACGACGAGTTCATGGGGTTCGGCCCGCAGCGCAGCAAGCGCGGCACGTTCCCGACCATGTGCCTGCTCGCCGTGCACTGCGCGTCGCTGGAGGGCGCGTTGCAGCGCGGCCTGGCCTTCTACGCCCTGTTCGACGTCCGGCCGTCGATGCGGTTGGCCGAGCGGGACGGCGTCGCCCGGTTCGCGCTGGCCGCCGAGGGCGTGGACGACCCGGACCGGTTCCTGGTGGAGTCGCTGCTGGTGCTGTGGCACCGGTTCTCGTCGTGGCTGATCGGCCGGCGGATCCCGCTGCGCGGCGTGGAACTGGCCTACCCGGAGCCGCCGCACGCGGCCGAGTACCACCTGATCTTCGGCTGCCCGCTGCGGTTCGGCGCGCCGGAGACCGTGCTGACCTTCGACACCCGGTTCCTGCGGATGCCGGTGGTGCAGGACGAGGCCGCGCTGCGCCGGTTCCTGCGCAACTCGCCGGCCGAGCTGCTGTCCCGGCGGGACTACGGCGCGGACGCGTCCAGCCAGGTCCGCCGGATGCTCGGCGGCGGCGTGGCGGGGCTGGCGAACGTGGCCGCGCGGCTCGGGGTGAGCGCGCCGACGCTGCGCCGCAAGCTCGCCGCCGAGGGCACGTCGTTCCGCGAGGTGCGCGAGCAGCTGTTGCGCGACCAGGCGGTGGCCAGCCTGGTGCGCGGCGGCGAGTCGGTGGAGGAACTGGCGCTGCGGCTCGGTTTCTCCGAGGCCAGCGCGTTTCACCGGGCGTTCAAGCGGTGGACGGGCAACAGCCCCGGCGCGTACCGGACGGGAGCCGGCAGCCAGTAG
- a CDS encoding ABC transporter permease — protein sequence MLRTIIAGLRARTARLVLSSVAIALGVAFVTGTLVLSDAMTEGMRDEFAKSARNVDLSVTASGDNKGITPQTLAKIRETPGVAGADTREYAPVPLVASNGKAKTAFAVPMGTVDELREYDLADGRYPSSATEVAVDVRTASTAKLTIGQPVTLLDEDEQKRQYTLVGTYKQGVGEVSVAGMDHLVLSQAGFQVFVGDRLPYQVVAVGADGFTQQQVADNVRKAIGDTGYTTQTGEELTEATLKQISSQAAEFTTFLMAFAVIALVVASMVIYNTFTILVAQRTRELALMRCVGASRKQVFRGVLAEAFAMGLIASVIGLFGGLGMSALMQKVISGFGDGEAAMQVRLPMTATTVLAAFGVGVLVTVLAAVLPARKATRVAPVAALRNQLDSHEEVARTGKLRVLFAVLLGVCGVGAVALGMRIEDEMPAMITSGGGTMLLLGAVLVLGPLLVGPVNRVLGVVPRALFGVPAKLASANAGRNPKRTAATTAALMIGVTVVAMVTVVANSAKETANAQVDERMPADYTVTSSVPSRLLPVDLAGQLAAVPEVAKVAPTTTVYGQEAYFTGVSKQSIGDLFRPKVDSGSLADLGEGTIALESEYAKRENLAVGATTTIKTDNGSGTLRVVALVSGQRLGDGVVTLETSAKLDPKADGYQSIMVKLKPDVANGRAAVEQVTDASPLAAIDSAAETKAQLNKQLDQVLAFIWALIGLAVVIALFGIANTLTLSVLERTRESALLRALGLTKGQLRLMLVVESVLMAVMGAAIGLVLGVGFGWVITTAVSTDALSLAFTVPFGQIGAMLGAAVIASVLAAALPARRAARTSVVAGMAEA from the coding sequence ATGCTGCGCACCATCATCGCGGGCCTGCGGGCCCGCACCGCCCGCCTCGTGCTCTCCTCGGTGGCGATCGCGCTCGGCGTGGCGTTCGTGACCGGCACGCTGGTGCTCAGCGACGCCATGACCGAGGGGATGCGCGACGAGTTCGCCAAGAGCGCGCGCAACGTCGACCTGTCGGTCACGGCCTCCGGTGACAACAAGGGCATCACCCCGCAGACCCTGGCGAAGATCCGCGAGACGCCCGGCGTGGCCGGCGCGGACACCCGCGAGTACGCCCCGGTGCCGCTGGTCGCCTCGAACGGCAAGGCCAAGACCGCGTTCGCGGTGCCGATGGGCACGGTCGACGAGCTGCGCGAGTACGACCTCGCCGACGGCCGCTACCCGTCGAGCGCGACCGAGGTGGCGGTGGACGTGCGCACCGCGTCCACGGCGAAGCTGACCATCGGGCAGCCGGTGACGCTGCTGGACGAGGACGAGCAGAAGCGCCAGTACACCCTGGTCGGCACCTACAAGCAGGGCGTCGGCGAGGTCTCGGTGGCCGGCATGGACCACCTGGTGCTGTCCCAGGCCGGTTTCCAGGTGTTCGTCGGCGACCGGCTGCCCTACCAGGTGGTGGCCGTCGGGGCCGACGGGTTCACCCAGCAGCAGGTCGCGGACAACGTCCGCAAGGCGATCGGCGACACCGGCTACACCACCCAGACCGGCGAGGAGCTGACCGAGGCGACGCTGAAGCAGATCAGCTCGCAGGCCGCCGAGTTCACCACGTTCCTGATGGCCTTCGCGGTGATCGCGCTCGTGGTCGCCTCCATGGTCATCTACAACACGTTCACCATCCTGGTCGCGCAGCGGACCCGCGAACTGGCGCTGATGCGCTGCGTCGGCGCGAGCCGCAAGCAGGTGTTCCGGGGCGTGCTGGCCGAGGCGTTCGCGATGGGCCTGATCGCGTCGGTGATCGGCCTGTTCGGCGGGCTGGGCATGTCCGCGCTGATGCAGAAGGTGATCAGCGGGTTCGGCGACGGCGAGGCGGCCATGCAGGTCCGGCTGCCGATGACCGCGACGACGGTGCTCGCCGCGTTCGGCGTCGGCGTGCTGGTCACCGTGCTGGCGGCGGTGCTGCCCGCCCGCAAGGCCACCCGGGTCGCCCCGGTCGCGGCGCTGCGCAATCAGTTGGACAGCCACGAGGAGGTCGCCCGCACCGGCAAGCTGCGGGTCCTGTTCGCCGTCCTGCTCGGCGTCTGCGGCGTCGGCGCGGTCGCGCTGGGCATGCGGATCGAGGACGAGATGCCCGCGATGATCACCAGCGGCGGGGGCACGATGCTGCTGCTGGGTGCCGTGCTGGTGCTCGGTCCGCTGCTGGTCGGCCCGGTCAACCGGGTGCTCGGCGTGGTGCCGCGGGCGTTGTTCGGGGTGCCCGCCAAGCTGGCCTCCGCCAACGCCGGGCGCAACCCCAAGCGCACCGCCGCGACGACCGCCGCGCTGATGATCGGCGTGACCGTGGTGGCGATGGTGACCGTGGTCGCCAACAGCGCCAAGGAGACCGCGAACGCCCAGGTGGACGAGCGGATGCCCGCCGACTACACGGTGACGTCCTCGGTGCCCAGCCGGCTGCTGCCGGTGGACCTGGCCGGGCAGCTGGCCGCGGTGCCGGAGGTCGCGAAGGTCGCGCCCACCACCACGGTCTACGGCCAGGAGGCGTACTTCACCGGCGTCTCGAAGCAGTCGATCGGCGACCTGTTCCGGCCGAAGGTGGACAGCGGTTCGCTGGCCGACCTCGGCGAGGGCACGATCGCGCTGGAGTCCGAGTACGCCAAGCGGGAGAACCTGGCGGTCGGCGCCACGACGACGATCAAGACCGACAACGGTTCCGGCACGCTCAGGGTCGTGGCCCTGGTGTCCGGGCAGCGGCTGGGCGACGGCGTGGTCACGCTGGAGACCTCCGCGAAGCTCGACCCGAAGGCCGACGGCTACCAGAGCATCATGGTCAAGCTCAAGCCCGACGTGGCCAACGGCCGCGCGGCGGTGGAGCAGGTCACCGACGCCTCGCCGCTGGCCGCGATCGACTCGGCCGCGGAGACCAAGGCGCAGCTCAACAAGCAGCTCGACCAGGTGCTGGCGTTCATCTGGGCGCTGATCGGCCTGGCCGTGGTGATCGCGCTGTTCGGTATCGCGAACACGCTGACGCTGTCGGTGCTGGAGCGGACCCGGGAGTCGGCGCTGCTGCGGGCGCTCGGGCTGACCAAGGGCCAGCTGCGGCTGATGCTGGTGGTCGAGTCGGTGCTGATGGCCGTGATGGGCGCGGCGATCGGGCTGGTGCTGGGCGTCGGGTTCGGCTGGGTGATCACCACCGCGGTGTCCACCGACGCGCTCTCGCTGGCCTTCACCGTGCCGTTCGGGCAGATCGGCGCGATGCTCGGCGCCGCCGTGATCGCCTCCGTGCTGGCCGCCGCCCTGCCCGCCCGCCGGGCGGCGCGCACCTCGGTGGTAGCGGGGATGGCCGAGGCGTAG
- a CDS encoding LacI family DNA-binding transcriptional regulator, with the protein MSVPSHSGSRPTLEDVAAKAGVSRATASRVLNASPRVSPEAHEAVTAAVLALGYQPNQAARALVTRRTGAVAVVFSEPEPKIFDDPHFAWLIRSAARSLADADAQMVLLLVHSPEDLARAERFLAGGHVDGALMFAPHKGDQLPSVARKLPLPVVYAGRPWGPLRGLHLVDHDNEGGGVLATEHLISLGRKRIVSVTGPLDEHSAMDRLAGWQTATRAAEQDVARLTEDGGFTREGGKRAMAALLDRVPDLDAVFVASDLMAAGALDALREAGRRVPQDVAVVGFDDHPMIAPHTTPPLTSVRQDTSNQVKHMVTQLLRLLREEPIRARREVLPTVLVRRDSA; encoded by the coding sequence GTGTCCGTCCCATCGCACTCCGGCTCCCGCCCCACGCTGGAGGACGTGGCGGCGAAGGCCGGCGTCTCCCGCGCGACGGCGTCCCGCGTGCTCAACGCCTCGCCCCGGGTCAGCCCCGAGGCGCACGAGGCGGTGACGGCGGCGGTGCTGGCGCTGGGGTACCAGCCGAACCAGGCCGCGCGGGCGCTGGTGACCAGGCGGACCGGCGCGGTCGCGGTGGTGTTCTCCGAGCCCGAGCCGAAGATCTTCGACGACCCGCACTTCGCCTGGCTGATCCGGTCGGCGGCGCGGTCGCTGGCCGACGCCGACGCGCAGATGGTGCTGCTGCTCGTGCACTCGCCGGAGGACCTGGCGCGGGCCGAGCGGTTCCTGGCGGGCGGGCACGTGGACGGTGCGCTGATGTTCGCGCCGCACAAGGGCGACCAGTTGCCGTCGGTCGCGCGCAAGCTGCCGCTGCCGGTGGTCTACGCGGGCCGGCCGTGGGGTCCGCTGCGCGGGCTGCACCTGGTCGACCACGACAACGAGGGCGGCGGCGTGCTCGCCACCGAGCACCTGATCTCGTTGGGGCGCAAGCGGATCGTGTCGGTGACCGGACCGCTCGACGAGCACTCGGCGATGGACCGGCTGGCCGGCTGGCAGACCGCGACCAGGGCTGCGGAGCAGGACGTGGCCCGGCTGACCGAGGACGGCGGCTTCACCCGCGAGGGCGGCAAGCGCGCGATGGCGGCCCTGCTGGACCGGGTGCCGGACCTCGACGCGGTGTTCGTGGCCAGCGACCTGATGGCGGCGGGAGCCCTGGACGCGCTGCGCGAGGCCGGCCGACGGGTGCCGCAGGACGTGGCGGTGGTGGGCTTCGACGACCACCCGATGATCGCCCCGCACACCACGCCACCGCTGACCAGCGTCCGCCAGGACACCAGCAACCAGGTCAAGCACATGGTCACCCAGCTGCTGCGACTGCTCCGCGAAGAGCCGATCCGCGCCCGCCGCGAAGTCCTGCCGACCGTCCTGGTCCGCCGCGACTCCGCCTGA
- a CDS encoding ABC transporter ATP-binding protein, translating into MSALVSEVGTRTAVAAANLVKVYGKGDTAVRALDGVSVAFEAGKFTAIMGPSGSGKSTMMHCLAGLDNVDGGAVQIGGTEITSLGDKDLTKLRRDRIGFVFQAFNLLPTLSAEANILLGLELAGRKPDRQWFDTIVDVLGLRDRLRHKPTELSGGQQQRVACARALVAKPDVVFADEPTGNLDSRSGAEVLDFLRMSVRKLGQTVIMVTHDPVAASYADRVVLMADGHLAGEIDNPTADSVLSALKHLGA; encoded by the coding sequence ATGTCCGCACTGGTGTCCGAGGTCGGAACCCGCACTGCCGTGGCTGCCGCGAACCTGGTGAAGGTCTACGGCAAGGGCGACACCGCCGTCCGGGCACTGGACGGCGTCAGCGTCGCGTTCGAGGCCGGGAAGTTCACCGCGATCATGGGGCCCTCCGGCTCCGGCAAGTCCACGATGATGCACTGCCTGGCCGGCCTCGACAACGTCGACGGCGGCGCGGTGCAGATCGGCGGCACCGAGATCACCTCGCTGGGCGACAAGGACCTCACCAAGCTGCGCCGGGACCGGATCGGGTTCGTGTTCCAGGCGTTCAACCTGCTGCCCACGCTGAGCGCCGAGGCCAACATCCTGCTCGGCCTGGAACTGGCGGGCCGCAAGCCCGACCGGCAGTGGTTCGACACCATCGTGGACGTGCTGGGGCTGCGCGACCGGCTCAGGCACAAGCCGACCGAGCTCTCCGGCGGCCAGCAGCAGCGGGTGGCCTGCGCGCGGGCGCTGGTCGCCAAGCCGGACGTGGTCTTCGCCGACGAGCCGACCGGCAACCTCGACTCGCGCTCCGGCGCGGAGGTGCTGGACTTCCTGCGGATGTCGGTGCGCAAGCTCGGCCAGACCGTGATCATGGTGACGCACGACCCGGTGGCCGCCTCCTACGCCGACCGCGTGGTGCTGATGGCCGACGGCCACCTCGCCGGCGAGATCGACAACCCGACGGCCGACTCCGTGCTGTCCGCGCTGAAGCACCTGGGTGCGTGA
- a CDS encoding GH1 family beta-glucosidase — MTATEPDVDTGLLGFPPGFVWGAATASFQIEGSTTVDGRGASIWDTFAATPGRVRGGHTGEPACDHYRRYAGDVALMSGLGLGAYRFSVAWPRIQPTGVGRVESRGLAFYDRLVDELLAHEIEPVATLYHWDLPQALEDVGGWRNRDTAYRFADYAAVVHARLGDRVRQWTTVNEPWCSAFLGYGSGVHAPGVVDPKGALEAAHHLLLGHGLALRAMSAAAPAGHLFSIVLNFSAMWVDVDDEPHRLAARGVDGLQHRIFLDPLAGRGYPADVLAGTAWLGDWQRVVRDGDLAVVATPVDWLGVNYYSPTRVAPAPPDHVAAGPFAGLRGVELLPPRGELTGFGWEADARAFTELLERLGRDVAVPLVITENGSAFPDVVAGGRVDDGERTRYLVDHLRAVHTAIERGVDVRGYFAWSLLDNFEWAAGYGQRFGVVHVDFATQERTVKRSGHTLADVIRHNAVPAAGYRLD, encoded by the coding sequence ATGACCGCTACCGAACCGGACGTCGACACGGGGCTGCTGGGCTTCCCGCCGGGCTTCGTGTGGGGAGCGGCGACCGCGTCGTTCCAGATCGAGGGATCGACCACAGTGGACGGTCGGGGGGCGTCGATCTGGGACACCTTCGCCGCCACCCCCGGCCGGGTGCGCGGCGGCCACACCGGCGAACCGGCCTGCGACCACTACCGCCGCTACGCCGGGGACGTCGCCCTGATGTCCGGGCTGGGACTGGGTGCCTACCGGTTCTCCGTGGCGTGGCCCCGGATCCAACCCACCGGCGTGGGCCGCGTGGAGTCCCGGGGCCTGGCCTTCTACGACCGCCTGGTGGACGAGCTGCTGGCGCACGAAATCGAGCCGGTGGCCACCCTCTACCACTGGGACCTGCCGCAGGCGCTGGAGGACGTCGGCGGCTGGCGCAACCGGGACACCGCCTACCGGTTCGCCGACTACGCCGCCGTCGTGCACGCCCGGCTGGGTGACCGCGTGCGGCAGTGGACGACGGTGAACGAGCCGTGGTGCTCGGCGTTCCTGGGCTACGGCAGCGGTGTCCACGCGCCCGGCGTCGTAGACCCCAAGGGGGCGCTGGAAGCCGCGCACCACCTGTTGCTGGGGCACGGCCTGGCGTTGCGGGCGATGAGTGCCGCCGCGCCCGCCGGCCACCTCTTCTCGATCGTGCTGAACTTCAGCGCGATGTGGGTCGACGTGGACGACGAACCCCACCGGCTCGCCGCCCGCGGGGTCGACGGCTTGCAGCACCGGATCTTCCTGGACCCGTTGGCGGGCAGAGGCTACCCGGCGGACGTGCTGGCGGGGACGGCGTGGCTGGGCGACTGGCAGCGGGTGGTCCGGGACGGGGACCTGGCGGTCGTGGCGACCCCGGTCGACTGGCTGGGGGTGAACTATTACAGCCCGACCCGGGTAGCGCCCGCGCCGCCCGACCACGTCGCGGCCGGGCCGTTCGCCGGGCTGCGCGGCGTCGAGCTCCTGCCGCCGCGCGGTGAGTTGACCGGGTTCGGCTGGGAGGCCGACGCGCGGGCGTTCACCGAACTGCTGGAACGGCTCGGGCGGGACGTGGCGGTACCGCTGGTGATCACCGAGAACGGCTCGGCGTTCCCGGACGTGGTGGCCGGCGGGCGGGTGGACGACGGGGAGCGGACCCGGTACCTGGTCGACCACCTGCGAGCGGTGCACACGGCGATCGAGCGCGGGGTGGACGTGCGCGGGTACTTCGCGTGGTCGTTGCTGGACAACTTCGAGTGGGCGGCGGGGTACGGGCAGCGGTTCGGCGTGGTGCACGTCGACTTCGCGACGCAGGAGCGGACCGTGAAGCGCAGCGGCCACACCCTGGCCGACGTGATCCGCCACAACGCCGTGCCCGCCGCCGGCTACCGCCTCGACTGA
- a CDS encoding winged helix DNA-binding domain-containing protein: MSLTWGRVAAWRTRAHSLDVRRPAEDALDVVAELCGLHAQLMSSAEATLRARVDGLPPDFVEQALWADRTLVKTWSMRGTLHLLPAREYALWQAGFATYQHYLKPVWLRNFHLTAEELQALLDGVGEALEGRVLTRADLADEVARRTSPHLGEKLRESWGVYLKPASFRGRLVFGPGEGNLVAFTRPDTWIDVGDPPADAVERIALRFFGQQGVATREEFARWWGVKPPDGGRVFKALGDRITPVDVGGEPYWARTDLVTALHEAEPVVGARLLPAFDQYVVAATRHAGHLLDGGTPDRVYRPQGWLSPVLLVNGRLTGIWSQERKGGRTTVTVEPFRSLTAKERRAVLAEVDRMAQPAEVAWVG; encoded by the coding sequence GTGAGCTTGACCTGGGGGCGGGTCGCCGCGTGGCGGACCCGCGCGCACAGCCTCGACGTGCGCCGGCCCGCCGAGGACGCGCTGGACGTCGTGGCCGAGCTGTGCGGCCTGCACGCGCAACTGATGTCGTCGGCCGAGGCCACGCTGCGCGCGCGGGTCGACGGCCTGCCGCCGGACTTCGTGGAGCAGGCGCTCTGGGCGGACCGGACGCTGGTCAAGACGTGGTCCATGCGCGGCACGCTGCACCTGCTGCCCGCGCGCGAGTACGCGCTGTGGCAGGCCGGTTTCGCCACCTACCAGCACTACCTCAAGCCGGTGTGGCTGCGGAACTTCCACCTCACGGCCGAGGAGCTCCAAGCCCTGCTCGACGGCGTCGGCGAGGCGCTGGAGGGCCGGGTGCTGACCCGCGCCGACCTGGCCGACGAGGTCGCCCGGCGCACCTCGCCGCACCTCGGCGAGAAGCTGCGGGAGAGCTGGGGTGTGTACCTCAAGCCCGCGTCGTTCCGGGGCCGGCTGGTGTTCGGCCCCGGCGAGGGCAACCTGGTCGCGTTCACCCGGCCGGACACCTGGATCGACGTCGGCGACCCGCCGGCCGACGCCGTCGAGCGGATCGCGCTGCGGTTCTTCGGGCAGCAGGGCGTCGCCACCCGGGAGGAGTTCGCCCGGTGGTGGGGCGTCAAGCCGCCCGACGGCGGGCGGGTGTTCAAGGCGCTCGGCGACCGGATCACCCCCGTCGACGTCGGCGGCGAGCCGTACTGGGCGCGAACCGACCTGGTCACGGCGCTGCACGAGGCCGAACCGGTGGTCGGCGCGCGGCTGCTGCCCGCGTTCGACCAGTACGTCGTCGCCGCGACCCGGCACGCCGGGCACCTGCTCGACGGCGGCACGCCCGACCGCGTGTACCGGCCGCAGGGGTGGCTCAGCCCGGTGCTGCTGGTGAACGGCCGGCTGACGGGAATCTGGTCGCAGGAGCGGAAAGGTGGGCGCACGACCGTGACCGTCGAGCCCTTCCGCTCGTTGACCGCAAAGGAGCGGAGAGCGGTGCTGGCGGAGGTCGACCGGATGGCCCAACCGGCCGAGGTGGCCTGGGTCGGCTGA